The nucleotide sequence ctctgtggggagcctgcttctccctccttatATCCagcttcttgtgctctctttctctctccctgtcaaataaaatctttaaaaaactttttaatgctattttttgatcttgtttatattttataggcacaaaaatacaatgttttattgtggcaaaatgtacataacataaaatttgtcatttttgcagtgtacaattttttttttaaagattttttatttatttatttgacagagagaaatcacaagtagatggagaggcaggcagagagagagggaagcaggctccctgctgagcagagagcccgatgcgggactcgatcccaggaccccgagatcatgacctgagccgaaggcagcggcttacccgactgagccacccaggcgccctgcagtgtacaatttttttaagtgtacaattcagtaccattaagtacattcataatgttgtgcCACTGTTAGTACCACCCATTTCCAGAACTACTTGATCATcctaaactgaaactctgtacccgcTAAACAGTTAACTCCCCATTACCCAAAGAATAAGCCTAACATTTTCCTATAAGATAGGAATACAAAACCTTTCTATATAGATTTAactatttctctcattttcagcCTCCTTTGTTCCTACATTCCTCAGTTCTCATTCTCAGTTCTCCAGTTTGCAAGCTTTGCagagcaaattatttaattttcattggtACGTTCTCCTCAGATTCTTGAGTTGTATCCTTCTCGCCTCTGCTGGGTTAGTTATTGCTCTTTCATCTGCTCTCTGTCTtatgaaaatactttgaaagttCTCATCTTTTGACAAGTTCTTTCCCATTAGTTGTCCTTTTGGGTTTATAccttttttctgtccctttatttcattttcttggcgTTTTAGGAGgtagaaaaaaatcatgtgagGTAGTCTGTCATATTTAACCAggagtctaaaattatttctaaaaattaactgAGACTAACTTTTCAGTACTGATTTGATTTTAAGAGGATGTGAACTAGTTTTTATATGTTGTTATGTTCTCTCTCCCAGCTGTCTTGGATTCTTGGTATTAATAACATATAGCCTTCttagtcatttaaaattctttttcaagtttCCAAAGACACATTTTCTCTGTAGTTCTCATGTAAAATAGGCACATTTCATTTAGATCCATGATAACAGGTCACAGTTTTTACTCTTTCTTATCCTTCAGCGGATGGAAGCACAGTACATGCAGAGAGTGTGGTTCTGACTACCGGCACGTTCCTGAGAGGCGTGATTGTAATCGGATTGGAGACGCATCCCGCGGGGCGTTTAGGAGATCAGCCTTCCATAGGGCTGGCTCAGACTCTGGAGAAGTTGGGGTTTGTGGTGGGAAGATTGAAGACTGGGACTCCACCCCGAATTGCCAAAGAGTCCATTAATTTCAGCATTCTAAACAAGCAGACACCAGATAATCCATCCATACCATTCAGTTTTATCAATGAGACAGTGTGGATTAAGGTAAGATAATTTACGAAAACTTGACTTTACAGGCGGCTGCGGGTATTCACAGGAGAAGGTAGCCtaactctccctccctccctcttttcctcccttctctcttcttcccttcctcccttcatgCCTTCACAAGTCACCTTACATTCCTGTTGCTTAGGCTGCAAAAACAGGATCTTTAAGAGGATTAGCTAATTTGGCTACTTGGGTGTTtctgtaagtttttaaatttcattacttCAGTAATTTTGCCAATTTAAacttttgaaacagtttcagaccTACATAAACATTGCAAGATCATTAAAACAAACTCTTGTAAACCAGTGAAGTTCACCAACTGTtaatattttaccacatttatCTCTAAcagagatatacatatatatttaatctataaaaatgtaatatagacatttatctttattcttttctttttccagaacatTTGACTATAAGTTGTAGAGATCATGATCCTTTACTTCTACATACTTGACTATGGATTTCAACTAAGCACAGAGACATGCTCTTACATTACCTCATTGTAGTAATGAAATTTGGGGAGTTAAACACTGATACAATGCTGTTACCTAATATAAATATAGTTCATAGACAGATTTGCTGATTGTCCCAATATTGTTCTTTActaacaaccttttttttttttctaatccagGAAAAAGTATAGTATTTAATTGTCATTTCTCTTTGATCTGGAACCATTACTTAGTGTTTCATGTCACTGGTACTTTTGAAGAGTACAGGCTACTTTTTTGCTTACCTTtggagttatttaaaaaaaaaaaaaaaaaaaggcatattgtGTGTTTAGAAGAGAGGACTAATAATTGGTAGTCCTAGTTTCTGGTGGGTGTTATCTTGATAAGTGGCTCCAAATAGTCTGCTGTCATGAGCAAGTTGCTTTTATATTCTTGCATTGGTAAAATGTAAATTGTGATGCTACTTCCTtagtgtgtgtatttttaaactgtttattataaaatttcaagtttatggaaagtagaaaaaaatagtatCACCCAGTTTcaaaaagtaacattttctgGCATTCCTGTTTCATCTTTTCTTAACACTTTCTTCttgtgaagtttttgttttttgtttttcaagattttatttccttgtcagagagagagaaagcatgcataaGCAcaggaagcggcaggcagagggagaagcaggcttctcactgagcagggagcccagtgcggaacccaatcccaggctcctgggatctgacctgaactgaaggcagttgttcaacctactgagccaccaagccaTCCTGACTTCTTGTGAAGTTTTAAAGCTACAGCCCCAAATATCACATCATTTCACTTACAAATACTTTGGTATAGGTCTTTAACAGATGagaactttgtaaaaaaaatcaaacaaacaaacaaaaaaaccagctacaataccattatcacatccagaaaataaggacaaaataaGGACCATACATTGAGTTGGATGATATGCCTTATAAcaacagttccttttttttttattttttaatttatatgtggaAGAAACAGAGTCATCTGTTCTCTAGAATTTCCCACATTCTAGATTTCTCCCTTCTGgtgccttaaatattttcttccattttctatattttctgtaAACTGGTAGATCTAGAAGCTTTTTAAGTTTAGGTTCatcttttgggttgtttttggcaagaatacttaATTAGTAGTATCCAGAATTATGCATAGGTTTAAAAGTAAGTGCATatcatatgtgtaatttatttGAGTAAAAGGCAAACTAGTCAAGAAGCCAACATTGTTATAAATAGTTCCTATATTTTAGCCAGAAGATCAGCTGCCATGTTACTTGACTCACACCAACCCTAGAGTGGATGAGATTGTCCTTGAGAACCTTCACCTTAATAGTCACATTAAGGAGACTACAAGAGGACCCCGGTAAGAACAAAACATTACTTTAAGGAACGCTGTCAACCCTCTTTTGTTtgcttcattaaatttttaaatttcattgtccTGCTCTAGATACTGTCCATCCATTGAATCAAAGGTTTTGCGTTTTCCAAACCGTCTACATCAGGTTTGGCTGGAACCTGAAGGAATGGATTCTGACCTCATCTACCCCCAAGGGTTATCTGTGACACTACCGGCTGAATTACAAGAGAAAATGATCACGTGCATCAAAGGCTTAGAGAAAGCTAAAATGATTCAGCCAGGTAAAGAGAACCACAGCTGCCCTTCCATATGAGCTCAGCATTGCTTTAGCAGACAGTGAGGAGGTCTTCGCTACACTCATAGATGCCTAGAGCCTCAGAAGACAAAGCCCAACatctatgcatttaaaatattctctgttTTTCAAGAACATTTAATGACAATCTTTGCATCTCTACTTTGAGATAAACCCAGCTtgagttttacttattttgtatcatttattttttggtcagGCTATGGTGTTCAGTATGATTATTTAGACCCCCGTCAGATCACTCCTTCTCTTGAGACTCATTTGGTGCAACGGCTCTTCTTCGCTGGCCAGATAAATGGCACTACTGGTTATGAGGAAGCTGCAGCTCAAGTAAGCAGTTGTCAAATGTTACTATAAACAGAAAAGGACTATTTAACTGGTGTTCctccttttaatttctgttgtGATAACTATATAGATCTTAGATACAGGTCATAAATTGTAATGGAACTTACTTCTGTTTCAGGGTGTACAGGGATGGCTACTATAtcagtagaatttaaaaaacacttgtggcttatgtttttttttcgttttttatttgcatgtagttgacacacagtttcaagtatacaactgAGTCATTTGACAAGTTTATGCATTATGCTATGTTCCCCCACAAATGTAGCTGTTACATCCCTCTTACAGTAtctttgactatattccttatgctttgCTAAACACTTGTGgttttaattctcttttatgaGTTCCAAGGTCTGATATCATAGTTGATAAGAtttactgtattttgaaaatttttttaaggttttgtttatttatttgccagagagagagagcacacaagcaggggtgagaggcaggcagcgggagaagcagattccttgccaagcaaggagcctggtgtgggacttgatcccaggactctggtatcataacttgagccaaaggcagacgctcaaccaaatGAGactcccaggcatccctattttgaaatttttttgtagagattttatttatttatttatttatttgagagagtgagaatgagagagagcatgagaagtggaaggtcagagggagaagcagactccctggtgagcagggagcccatgcaggcctcgatcctgagactccaggatcctgacctgagggaaaggcagttgcttaaccaactgagccacctaggcaccctgaaaattttttaaaaataatttatttttaagctatctctacacccagtgtgggggctCACACTTAataaccccaagattaagagttgcatgctcgggcgcctgggtggctcagtgggttaagcctctgccttcggctcaggtcatgatctcagggtcctgggatcgagtcccacatcgggctctctgctcagcagggagcctgcttcctcctctctctctctctctgcctgcctctctgcctacttgtgatctctctctctgtgtcaaataaataaataaataatctttaaaaaaaaaaaaaaaaaagagttgcatgctctcctgactgagccagccaggctaccctgaaattttttgaaaaagaaaattagttccTTCAACATAATTTTATTGCAAATTATCATATTCCTCTTAAGTGAGAAGTTATGTTATTTTTACTTGTAAGTAGGAAAAGGCTAGAAGAGTTCTATgggtggattttaaaaaatagattagcCCACCTAAAGCTTATCAGGAATGTTAACTATTTTTGAAAACAGTGAAACATAGCATTCTAAAGTGGCACATTACCTGTATTCTGCTTTTGAATACATATCACATTTTCTCTGTCTATTCTCTCTTTTGGGCAGTGCCTGCTTTCTTACTACCCGATGCTGTTTTTTCCAGGTAGTGTTCTGACTAGGGTAGCTCTTTGTTCAGTTCATAATGGCCTTTTAAACATTTCAGTCCTCTTGTAGGGTGTGATAGCTGGAATCAATGCAAGTCTTCGGGTCAAACGCAAGCCTCCTTTTGTCATCAGCCGAACAGAAGGCTACATAGGGGTCTTGATTGATGACCTCACCACGCTGGGTACCAATGAACCCTACCGCATGTTTACAAGCCGAGCAGAATTCCGTCTGTCACTGCGCCCTGATAATGCCGACAGCAGGCTCACATTCCGAGGTAACTCCTCACTGGGTCCTACAACCAGGTTTACATTTCCTGAAAAcctcttattatattctttcccctcctcttctaGGGTATAAGGAGGTTGGCTGTGTGTCCCAACAACGATATGAAAGAGCTTCTAGGATGAAGACTTCTTTGGAAGAAGGCATTTCTGTGCTAAAATCCATTGAGTTTTCAAgttctaaatggaaaaaattaattccagaggCTTCTATAAGTATTGGGAAAAGTCTGCCTCTCAGGTATGCACTTTTAATGTAGACTTTTTTCGCTTTTTACAGAAAAGTGAGATTGTTTCAGAGATATTACTTGcaggttcccttttttttttattcccccctcctttttttttaaaagatttatttatttatttatttgacagagagagagaaagatcacaagtaggcatagaggcaggcagagagggggaagggggagcaggctccccgctgagcagagagcctgatgcggggctcaatcccaggacctcgagatcatgacctgagccaaaggcagaggcgtaacccactgagccacccaggcgccctggattccccattttaaatgaatttagcTTACTCTTGGCTTCTTTTCAAAATCCTTTAGATGTAAATCATCTCTTCattcagtattaaaaatatatatgattctaaattatttttttaatataatatttctgAGGCTCCCATTGAGTTCTTCTGGCTTTCCTGCAATTTAGAGGgtacaaaccaagaaacactgtTAATCAGCCTTCTTTTATAAGTATGGAATAATTgcaaacctctttttttttaacttgagagtACGCACatgtgagggtggggagaggcaaggggagagaatctcaggcagattctgcactgagcatggagcccaactcggggctcaatttcacaactcttgagatcataacctgagcctaaacGAAGAGTGAGAcaccctactgactgagccacaaaagCCTCTTTTAAACAGAGTATTTTTAATTCTGTGGACTTACTAGCAGATTTCCTTTCTACATGTTAGGGGTTTTTTGTCCTTGCTTTTATCATTCTGGTTATATGGACTCTGAATCTAAAGGACATTAATTTAGAGCTTTTGCTTCATAGATACATTCCTATGGACATTATATAGTTCAAAATCTGCATATTTTACCACtcattcttcccttttaaaaaact is from Mustela erminea isolate mMusErm1 chromosome 4, mMusErm1.Pri, whole genome shotgun sequence and encodes:
- the MTO1 gene encoding protein MTO1 homolog, mitochondrial isoform X2; this encodes MFSLRGCGPCVAASFTKKHLPLLRFIGDSAAPLSTNFDVVVIGGGHAGTEAAAAAARCGSRTLLLTHRVDTIGQMSCNPSFGGIGKGHLMREVDALDGLCSRICDQSGVHYKVLNRRKGPAVWGLRAQIDRKLYKQNMQKEILNTPLLTVQEGAVEDLILTEPEPEHTGKCRVSGVVLADGSTVHAESVVLTTGTFLRGVIVIGLETHPAGRLGDQPSIGLAQTLEKLGFVVGRLKTGTPPRIAKESINFSILNKQTPDNPSIPFSFINETVWIKPEDQLPCYLTHTNPRVDEIVLENLHLNSHIKETTRGPRYCPSIESKVLRFPNRLHQVWLEPEGMDSDLIYPQGLSVTLPAELQEKMITCIKGLEKAKMIQPGYGVQYDYLDPRQITPSLETHLVQRLFFAGQINGTTGYEEAAAQGVIAGINASLRVKRKPPFVISRTEGYIGVLIDDLTTLGTNEPYRMFTSRAEFRLSLRPDNADSRLTFRGYKEVGCVSQQRYERASRMKTSLEEGISVLKSIEFSSSKWKKLIPEASISIGKSLPLRALDVLKYEEVDMKLLAKAVPEPLKKYIKCRELAERLKIEATTNKGSSAR
- the MTO1 gene encoding protein MTO1 homolog, mitochondrial isoform X1; this encodes MFSLRGCGPCVAASFTKKHLPLLRFIGDSAAPLSTNFDVVVIGGGHAGTEAAAAAARCGSRTLLLTHRVDTIGQMSCNPSFGGIGKGHLMREVDALDGLCSRICDQSGVHYKVLNRRKGPAVWGLRAQIDRKLYKQNMQKEILNTPLLTVQEGAVEDLILTEPEPEHTGKCRVSGVVLADGSTVHAESVVLTTGTFLRGVIVIGLETHPAGRLGDQPSIGLAQTLEKLGFVVGRLKTGTPPRIAKESINFSILNKQTPDNPSIPFSFINETVWIKPEDQLPCYLTHTNPRVDEIVLENLHLNSHIKETTRGPRYCPSIESKVLRFPNRLHQVWLEPEGMDSDLIYPQGLSVTLPAELQEKMITCIKGLEKAKMIQPGYGVQYDYLDPRQITPSLETHLVQRLFFAGQINGTTGYEEAAAQGVIAGINASLRVKRKPPFVISRTEGYIGVLIDDLTTLGTNEPYRMFTSRAEFRLSLRPDNADSRLTFRGYKEVGCVSQQRYERASRMKTSLEEGISVLKSIEFSSSKWKKLIPEASISIGKSLPLRALDVLKYEEVDMKLLAKAVPEPLKKYIKCRELAERLKIEATYESVLFHQQQQIKEVQQDEALQLPKDLDYLTLRDVSLSYEVREKLQFSRPETIGAASRIPGVTPAAIINLLRFVKTSQQRQMAAHELPRTDQSLCDTDRLKERQL